A portion of the Oncorhynchus gorbuscha isolate QuinsamMale2020 ecotype Even-year linkage group LG07, OgorEven_v1.0, whole genome shotgun sequence genome contains these proteins:
- the LOC124039521 gene encoding zinc finger protein 691-like isoform X2: MNNNEKEKLPNFSRQNSRKPNSPLVHRFTHDMSYKMVYTERAKGTGMVEGKMAGIKEEPVDRELDSQVNRWNNLLGSLSKSFSSIKEEDVGEDESIAESYDQIRVVKIGDSHTGERKDDGGEYGMEYSHTHPYEGEDGGYDAMVTELHRKEKMNVTVRGGEVEGVFVIENSNPEEECREYVVGEEVWQMEEGGESRAVEMWGEKGKQRKLPGPQWWRYEQERRKTQEDEWKMIAEKARKEESERQKGQTVEGKKRVAGFRCPQCSNTFQSRSELLEHKTVCCTNAKYACPVPLCPQIYRCKASLRTHICLHHVKGDNKEGKDLDATRKARGVGEHQNKYQPSHKKFFCPLCNTYYRNQIVLDKHSRSHTSLHKVMLCCSFCSVEMNKCTMKKHYNTEHPGRVPRCEMCERNFSSIDIFLTHQFRHVAVTPYYCCECHVYQLTQRGLILHLKNHILRCNQKQLDQQSGKINKPDNTGNHSTAPLKKSPSPLPNNHAHLQDNHAHLQEIKEEFITK; the protein is encoded by the exons ATGAACAATAATGAGAAAGAAAAACTGCCCAATTTCTCCCGGCAGAATTCACGGAAACCCAATTCACCTCTTGTGCATCGGTTTACGCATGACATGTCATACAAAATG GTGTACACTGAGCGGGCGAAGGGGACTGGGATGGTGGAAGGCAAAATGGCTGGCATCAAGGAGGAGCCAGTGGACAGGGAGTTGGATTCGCAGGTGAATCGCTGGAACAATTTATTGGGTTCACTCAGCAAGTCGTTTAGTTCAATCAAAGAGGAAGATGTTGGGGAGGATGAGAGCATTGCAGAGAGCTATGACCAGATTAGAGTGGTGAAAATAGGAGACTCgcacacaggagagaggaaggatgaTGGAGGAGAGTATGGGATGGAatactcacacactcacccatatgaaggagaggatggaggctaTGATGCCATGGTAACAGAGCTTCACAGGAAAGAGAAAATGAATGTGACGGTTCGtgggggggaggtggagggagtgTTTGTGATAGAAAACTCAAACCCAGAGGAGGAATGTAGAGAATATGTGGTAGGGGAGGAGGTATGGCagatggaggaagggggagagagcagggcgGTAGAGATGTGGGGGGAAAAGGGGAAACAGAGAAAGCTTCCGGGGCCGCAATGGTGGAGATATGAGCAAGAGAGGAGGAAAACCCAGGAAGACGAATGGAAGATGATTGCAGAGAAGGCGAggaaggaagagagtgagagacagaaaggtCAGACTGTGGAGGGGAAAAAGAGGGTGGCAGGGTTCCGCTGCCCACAGTGCAGCAACACCTTCCAGTCCCGAAGCGAGTTACTGGAGCATAAAACCGTCTGCTGCACTAATGCGAAATACGCCTGCCCAGTGCCACTCTGCCCTCAAATCTACCGATGCAAGGCTTCCCTGAGGACTCACATTTGCTTGCACCATGTGAAGGGGGACAACAAGGAGGGAAAGGACTTGGATGCTACCCGGAAAGCCAGAGGAGTCGGGGAGCATCAGAATAAATACCAACCCAGTCATAAGAAATTCTTCTGCCCACTCTGCAATACATACTACAGAAACCAGATAGTCCTCGACAAGCACTCTCGTAGTCACACCAGTCTCCACAAAGTGATGTTGTGCTGCTCCTTCTGCTCTGTGGAGATGAATAAATGCACAATGAAAAAGCACTACAACACGGAACACCCAGGCAGGGTCCCGCGCTGTGAGATGTGTGAAAGAAACTTCTCCTCGATCGACATCTTTCTAACACATCAGTTTAGACACGTGGCCGTGACTCCTTACTACTGCTGTGAGTGTCACGTCTACCAGCTCACCCAGAGGGGCCTCATTCTCCACCTGAAAAACCACATTCTCAGATGCAACCAGAAGCAGCTTGACCAGCAGTCTGGGAAAATCAACAAACCTGACAATACAGGGAATCATAGTACAGCCCCTCTGAAGAAAAGTCCCTCCCCTCTACCAAACAACCATGCACATCTACAAGATAACCACGCCCATCTACAAGAGATCAAAGAAGAATTTATTACCAAATAA
- the LOC124039521 gene encoding myoneurin-like isoform X1: MGIHKCIVRGCANQSDAIIHYSLPEEPRRRQQWLQFINGSNPGEQIPDVSRLCGDHFAEECFTKLDLGFTTRLILHLDAIPSIYSSDKTSVYRKHTVYTERAKGTGMVEGKMAGIKEEPVDRELDSQVNRWNNLLGSLSKSFSSIKEEDVGEDESIAESYDQIRVVKIGDSHTGERKDDGGEYGMEYSHTHPYEGEDGGYDAMVTELHRKEKMNVTVRGGEVEGVFVIENSNPEEECREYVVGEEVWQMEEGGESRAVEMWGEKGKQRKLPGPQWWRYEQERRKTQEDEWKMIAEKARKEESERQKGQTVEGKKRVAGFRCPQCSNTFQSRSELLEHKTVCCTNAKYACPVPLCPQIYRCKASLRTHICLHHVKGDNKEGKDLDATRKARGVGEHQNKYQPSHKKFFCPLCNTYYRNQIVLDKHSRSHTSLHKVMLCCSFCSVEMNKCTMKKHYNTEHPGRVPRCEMCERNFSSIDIFLTHQFRHVAVTPYYCCECHVYQLTQRGLILHLKNHILRCNQKQLDQQSGKINKPDNTGNHSTAPLKKSPSPLPNNHAHLQDNHAHLQEIKEEFITK; the protein is encoded by the exons ATGGGAATCCATAAATGCATTGTTAGAGGATGCGCCAATCAATCGGACGCAATTATTCATTACAGTTTACCAGAGGAACCCCGGAGACGCCAACAGTGGCTACAGTTTATCAATGGAAGCAACCCGGGAGAGCAAATTCCAGATGTTTCCCGTTTATGTGGCGACCACTTTGCAGAAGAGTGCTTCACAAAACTTGATCTCGGTTTCACCACGAGGTTAATATTACATCTTGACGCAATCCCATCGATTTATTCCTCTGATAAAACATCGGTTTATCGGAAACACACC GTGTACACTGAGCGGGCGAAGGGGACTGGGATGGTGGAAGGCAAAATGGCTGGCATCAAGGAGGAGCCAGTGGACAGGGAGTTGGATTCGCAGGTGAATCGCTGGAACAATTTATTGGGTTCACTCAGCAAGTCGTTTAGTTCAATCAAAGAGGAAGATGTTGGGGAGGATGAGAGCATTGCAGAGAGCTATGACCAGATTAGAGTGGTGAAAATAGGAGACTCgcacacaggagagaggaaggatgaTGGAGGAGAGTATGGGATGGAatactcacacactcacccatatgaaggagaggatggaggctaTGATGCCATGGTAACAGAGCTTCACAGGAAAGAGAAAATGAATGTGACGGTTCGtgggggggaggtggagggagtgTTTGTGATAGAAAACTCAAACCCAGAGGAGGAATGTAGAGAATATGTGGTAGGGGAGGAGGTATGGCagatggaggaagggggagagagcagggcgGTAGAGATGTGGGGGGAAAAGGGGAAACAGAGAAAGCTTCCGGGGCCGCAATGGTGGAGATATGAGCAAGAGAGGAGGAAAACCCAGGAAGACGAATGGAAGATGATTGCAGAGAAGGCGAggaaggaagagagtgagagacagaaaggtCAGACTGTGGAGGGGAAAAAGAGGGTGGCAGGGTTCCGCTGCCCACAGTGCAGCAACACCTTCCAGTCCCGAAGCGAGTTACTGGAGCATAAAACCGTCTGCTGCACTAATGCGAAATACGCCTGCCCAGTGCCACTCTGCCCTCAAATCTACCGATGCAAGGCTTCCCTGAGGACTCACATTTGCTTGCACCATGTGAAGGGGGACAACAAGGAGGGAAAGGACTTGGATGCTACCCGGAAAGCCAGAGGAGTCGGGGAGCATCAGAATAAATACCAACCCAGTCATAAGAAATTCTTCTGCCCACTCTGCAATACATACTACAGAAACCAGATAGTCCTCGACAAGCACTCTCGTAGTCACACCAGTCTCCACAAAGTGATGTTGTGCTGCTCCTTCTGCTCTGTGGAGATGAATAAATGCACAATGAAAAAGCACTACAACACGGAACACCCAGGCAGGGTCCCGCGCTGTGAGATGTGTGAAAGAAACTTCTCCTCGATCGACATCTTTCTAACACATCAGTTTAGACACGTGGCCGTGACTCCTTACTACTGCTGTGAGTGTCACGTCTACCAGCTCACCCAGAGGGGCCTCATTCTCCACCTGAAAAACCACATTCTCAGATGCAACCAGAAGCAGCTTGACCAGCAGTCTGGGAAAATCAACAAACCTGACAATACAGGGAATCATAGTACAGCCCCTCTGAAGAAAAGTCCCTCCCCTCTACCAAACAACCATGCACATCTACAAGATAACCACGCCCATCTACAAGAGATCAAAGAAGAATTTATTACCAAATAA
- the LOC124039521 gene encoding zinc finger protein 691-like isoform X3, protein MYLLGKGPQTQWKHMERIDEYFNIFICWNWVYTERAKGTGMVEGKMAGIKEEPVDRELDSQVNRWNNLLGSLSKSFSSIKEEDVGEDESIAESYDQIRVVKIGDSHTGERKDDGGEYGMEYSHTHPYEGEDGGYDAMVTELHRKEKMNVTVRGGEVEGVFVIENSNPEEECREYVVGEEVWQMEEGGESRAVEMWGEKGKQRKLPGPQWWRYEQERRKTQEDEWKMIAEKARKEESERQKGQTVEGKKRVAGFRCPQCSNTFQSRSELLEHKTVCCTNAKYACPVPLCPQIYRCKASLRTHICLHHVKGDNKEGKDLDATRKARGVGEHQNKYQPSHKKFFCPLCNTYYRNQIVLDKHSRSHTSLHKVMLCCSFCSVEMNKCTMKKHYNTEHPGRVPRCEMCERNFSSIDIFLTHQFRHVAVTPYYCCECHVYQLTQRGLILHLKNHILRCNQKQLDQQSGKINKPDNTGNHSTAPLKKSPSPLPNNHAHLQDNHAHLQEIKEEFITK, encoded by the exons ATGTACTTACTTGGGAAAGGACCACAGACACAGTGGAAACATATGGAACGTATTGACGAATATTTTAACATTTTCATATGCTGGAACTGG GTGTACACTGAGCGGGCGAAGGGGACTGGGATGGTGGAAGGCAAAATGGCTGGCATCAAGGAGGAGCCAGTGGACAGGGAGTTGGATTCGCAGGTGAATCGCTGGAACAATTTATTGGGTTCACTCAGCAAGTCGTTTAGTTCAATCAAAGAGGAAGATGTTGGGGAGGATGAGAGCATTGCAGAGAGCTATGACCAGATTAGAGTGGTGAAAATAGGAGACTCgcacacaggagagaggaaggatgaTGGAGGAGAGTATGGGATGGAatactcacacactcacccatatgaaggagaggatggaggctaTGATGCCATGGTAACAGAGCTTCACAGGAAAGAGAAAATGAATGTGACGGTTCGtgggggggaggtggagggagtgTTTGTGATAGAAAACTCAAACCCAGAGGAGGAATGTAGAGAATATGTGGTAGGGGAGGAGGTATGGCagatggaggaagggggagagagcagggcgGTAGAGATGTGGGGGGAAAAGGGGAAACAGAGAAAGCTTCCGGGGCCGCAATGGTGGAGATATGAGCAAGAGAGGAGGAAAACCCAGGAAGACGAATGGAAGATGATTGCAGAGAAGGCGAggaaggaagagagtgagagacagaaaggtCAGACTGTGGAGGGGAAAAAGAGGGTGGCAGGGTTCCGCTGCCCACAGTGCAGCAACACCTTCCAGTCCCGAAGCGAGTTACTGGAGCATAAAACCGTCTGCTGCACTAATGCGAAATACGCCTGCCCAGTGCCACTCTGCCCTCAAATCTACCGATGCAAGGCTTCCCTGAGGACTCACATTTGCTTGCACCATGTGAAGGGGGACAACAAGGAGGGAAAGGACTTGGATGCTACCCGGAAAGCCAGAGGAGTCGGGGAGCATCAGAATAAATACCAACCCAGTCATAAGAAATTCTTCTGCCCACTCTGCAATACATACTACAGAAACCAGATAGTCCTCGACAAGCACTCTCGTAGTCACACCAGTCTCCACAAAGTGATGTTGTGCTGCTCCTTCTGCTCTGTGGAGATGAATAAATGCACAATGAAAAAGCACTACAACACGGAACACCCAGGCAGGGTCCCGCGCTGTGAGATGTGTGAAAGAAACTTCTCCTCGATCGACATCTTTCTAACACATCAGTTTAGACACGTGGCCGTGACTCCTTACTACTGCTGTGAGTGTCACGTCTACCAGCTCACCCAGAGGGGCCTCATTCTCCACCTGAAAAACCACATTCTCAGATGCAACCAGAAGCAGCTTGACCAGCAGTCTGGGAAAATCAACAAACCTGACAATACAGGGAATCATAGTACAGCCCCTCTGAAGAAAAGTCCCTCCCCTCTACCAAACAACCATGCACATCTACAAGATAACCACGCCCATCTACAAGAGATCAAAGAAGAATTTATTACCAAATAA
- the LOC124039522 gene encoding eukaryotic translation initiation factor 1A, X-chromosomal, with protein sequence MPKNKGKGGKNRRRGKNENESEKRELVFKEDGQEYAQVIKMLGNGRLEAMCFDGVKRLCHIRGKLRKKVWINTSDIILVGLRDYQDNKADVILKYNADEARSLKAYGELPEHAKINETDTFGPGDDEDIQFDDIGDDDEDIDDI encoded by the exons ATGCCCAAGAATAAAG gTAAGGGAGGAAAGAATCGTCGACGTGGAAAGAATGAGAACGAGTCAGAGAAGAGAGAGTTGGTGTTCAAAGAGGATGGGCAGG AATATGCCCAGGTGATTAAGATGTTGGGTAATGGGAGGTTGGAAGCCATGTGTTTTGACGGAGTTAAGCGGCTCTGCCACATCAGAGGAAAACTCAGGAAAAAG GTGTGGATTAACACGTCAGATATCATCTTGGTGGGACTGAGAGATTACCAG GACAACAAAGCTGATGTTATCCTGAAGTACAATGCAGACGAGGCCAGGAGTCTGAAGGCCTACGGAGAACTGCCGGAGCACG ccaagATCAATGAGACGGATACCTTCGGTCCCGGGGACGATGAAGACATCCAGTTTGATGACATCGGAGATGATGATGAGGACATTGATGAC ATCTAA